From Pseudobdellovibrio exovorus JSS, a single genomic window includes:
- a CDS encoding extracellular solute-binding protein, with the protein MKIPSFVIYALALVMSAPAMAAETLTVYSTRREQLLQPIIQAYTAKTGNTVKVVYDSEGPLLEKLKQEGAKSPADVLLVVDAGNLWRAADLGLLQPTKSSALEKTVPAALRDPQGQWYAITRRVRGIVYNPNKVKASDLSTYEDLANEKWKGKLCLRSSNKVYNQSLVAMMIERLGADETKKVVQGWVGNLGAKVFSDDTSLIKALENGPCQVGIVNSYYLGNLLKNNPEFPAKIFWPNQSSSGAHVNISGAGVTKSSQKKKVAQEFIEWMVSDEAQKLLSDMNLEFPVKDTLTKDLNPILQGFGSFKADSINLTTAGKRQKEAVMLMDSVGYQ; encoded by the coding sequence ATGAAGATTCCCTCGTTTGTAATCTATGCGTTAGCATTAGTTATGTCCGCTCCGGCAATGGCTGCCGAAACATTAACTGTCTACTCAACTCGTCGTGAACAGTTATTACAACCGATCATCCAAGCTTACACAGCAAAAACAGGTAACACCGTAAAAGTCGTCTATGACTCAGAAGGTCCACTACTTGAAAAGTTAAAACAAGAAGGCGCAAAAAGCCCTGCTGACGTTTTATTAGTTGTTGATGCTGGAAACCTATGGAGAGCTGCTGATTTAGGTTTATTACAACCTACGAAAAGCTCTGCTTTAGAAAAAACTGTACCTGCTGCTTTACGCGATCCACAAGGCCAGTGGTATGCCATCACACGCCGTGTACGTGGAATCGTTTACAATCCTAACAAAGTAAAAGCGTCTGATCTTTCAACCTACGAAGATCTAGCTAATGAAAAATGGAAAGGTAAACTTTGCTTACGCTCTTCTAATAAAGTTTATAACCAATCATTAGTGGCTATGATGATCGAACGCTTAGGTGCCGATGAAACTAAAAAAGTAGTTCAAGGTTGGGTTGGCAATTTAGGAGCTAAAGTTTTCTCTGATGATACATCATTAATTAAAGCTTTAGAAAATGGACCTTGCCAAGTTGGTATCGTGAATAGCTACTACTTAGGAAATTTATTAAAAAACAATCCTGAGTTCCCTGCCAAAATTTTCTGGCCAAACCAAAGCTCTTCTGGCGCTCACGTGAATATTTCAGGTGCTGGCGTGACAAAGTCGTCTCAGAAGAAAAAAGTAGCGCAAGAGTTCATCGAGTGGATGGTAAGCGACGAAGCTCAAAAACTATTATCTGATATGAACTTAGAGTTCCCTGTGAAAGACACTTTGACAAAAGATCTTAATCCGATCTTACAAGGTTTCGGCAGCTTTAAAGCTGATAGCATCAATCTGACTACAGCTGGAAAACGCCAAAAAGAAGCTGTTATGCTGATGGATTCTGTCGGCTATCAATAA
- a CDS encoding endonuclease/exonuclease/phosphatase family protein, with protein sequence MKFTMLLGVIVLSLSACQRPPTTQAAIAASAKPQVIPSITVPDTGSQDREFLPVSQERVSVMSYNLYNLFDDVQDTDEAVIPTAVLQAKLARIAQGILQVNSGRGPDILLVQEVENLNVLHMLNQHLQAAGYGTIELLDADDERGIDVGVISRLPLAGETVLHRMPFEHINKTRGILEVPLRALNGKVVRAFAFHFPSQANPVDQRLEAIHYLKELMLQVPVSEYAVAAGDSNVNASEENRERFFSDVLKDFQVSHLVGCNSCKGTYSYRGVWSFFDVIISREANLVGESVVLPKSAPTQINSDGTPRRFNNSTYEGISDHLPIYAEILVTH encoded by the coding sequence ATGAAATTCACGATGCTTTTAGGTGTGATCGTTCTTTCTTTGTCTGCATGTCAAAGACCGCCAACAACACAAGCGGCCATTGCGGCTTCAGCTAAACCACAGGTCATTCCCTCGATTACTGTACCGGATACCGGATCACAAGATCGTGAATTTTTGCCCGTCAGCCAAGAGCGTGTGTCGGTGATGAGTTATAATTTATACAATCTGTTTGATGATGTTCAAGATACAGATGAAGCAGTGATTCCCACGGCAGTGTTACAGGCTAAGTTAGCTCGTATTGCCCAAGGGATCTTGCAAGTTAATTCGGGACGTGGACCTGATATCTTGTTAGTGCAAGAAGTTGAAAATCTAAATGTGCTTCACATGCTCAATCAGCATTTGCAAGCGGCTGGTTATGGAACTATTGAATTGCTAGATGCCGATGACGAACGTGGAATTGATGTGGGGGTGATCTCGCGCTTACCTTTAGCGGGTGAAACTGTTTTGCATCGTATGCCATTTGAGCATATCAACAAAACGCGTGGTATTTTAGAAGTTCCATTGCGTGCTTTAAATGGCAAAGTAGTGCGAGCTTTTGCTTTCCATTTTCCATCACAAGCCAACCCTGTGGATCAACGATTAGAGGCCATTCACTATTTAAAAGAGCTTATGTTGCAAGTTCCAGTTAGTGAATATGCTGTTGCGGCAGGGGATTCGAATGTGAATGCCAGCGAAGAAAACCGCGAAAGATTTTTCAGTGATGTCCTTAAGGATTTTCAAGTGTCTCATCTTGTCGGCTGCAATAGCTGCAAAGGGACTTACAGTTATCGTGGCGTGTGGAGTTTCTTTGATGTGATTATTAGCCGTGAAGCGAATCTTGTTGGTGAATCTGTAGTTCTTCCTAAATCGGCGCCGACACAAATCAATTCCGATGGAACTCCTCGTCGTTTTAACAACAGCACTTACGAGGGAATTTCGGATCATCTTCCTATTTATGCAGAGATTTTAGTAACTCACTAA
- a CDS encoding YkvA family protein, producing the protein MKTNDSDFSSHYSKPRLWHKLQKQASKIGSGMAMTILKLYYTARDPRTPKWARIRIYGALGYFILPIDAIPDFIPLTGYSDDAALLTLAVATLAFYISDESKKKAADKITQLNSILSKSPQS; encoded by the coding sequence ATGAAGACAAACGACTCTGATTTTTCTTCACATTACTCTAAACCACGTCTGTGGCACAAACTACAGAAGCAGGCCTCAAAAATTGGTTCTGGTATGGCCATGACTATTTTAAAGCTCTACTACACAGCACGTGATCCACGCACGCCTAAATGGGCTCGTATCCGCATTTACGGAGCCTTAGGATATTTTATATTACCGATTGATGCTATTCCCGACTTCATACCCTTAACAGGCTACTCAGATGACGCCGCTTTATTGACTTTAGCCGTTGCCACTTTGGCCTTTTATATTAGCGACGAATCGAAAAAGAAAGCCGCTGATAAAATAACACAACTGAATTCGATTCTGAGCAAATCACCGCAAAGCTAA
- a CDS encoding response regulator → MYSFENVKILVVDDEELLREILVETFSMHGAAVDSAKGGNEALAKLQEKDYDVLISDVRMPDGDGLTLVSKLKSLNKTDIKVFICSAYNDMTEKKMQDLNILKVFNKPFDLEDLIKEVFDFFNTNSKSTH, encoded by the coding sequence ATGTATAGTTTTGAAAACGTTAAAATTTTAGTGGTCGATGATGAAGAGTTACTACGCGAGATTTTGGTAGAAACTTTTTCTATGCATGGAGCCGCTGTGGATTCAGCTAAGGGCGGAAATGAAGCCTTAGCGAAGCTACAAGAAAAAGATTATGACGTTTTAATTTCTGATGTGCGTATGCCAGATGGGGATGGACTTACTTTAGTCTCTAAACTCAAGTCTTTGAATAAGACGGATATCAAAGTTTTTATTTGTTCGGCCTATAATGACATGACGGAAAAAAAGATGCAGGACTTGAACATCTTAAAAGTCTTTAACAAACCATTTGATTTGGAAGATCTGATCAAAGAGGTTTTTGATTTCTTCAACACAAACTCTAAATCCACACATTAA
- a CDS encoding Crp/Fnr family transcriptional regulator codes for MAEFVSIKKDEVLFEDGDVADAMYIVKSGVISIIISDEKVQKEVSRVSTGQLIGEMSLFDKRFRSATAKAITNAELVKLPYTKLESELATMPEWVQVTLKTLVQKIRDANKRILG; via the coding sequence ATGGCTGAATTTGTATCGATCAAAAAAGATGAGGTCCTCTTTGAAGATGGTGACGTGGCGGATGCGATGTACATCGTCAAATCAGGCGTGATCAGCATTATTATCTCGGACGAAAAAGTTCAAAAAGAAGTCTCACGTGTGTCTACAGGTCAGTTGATTGGCGAGATGTCCCTTTTCGACAAACGATTCCGTAGCGCCACAGCTAAAGCTATTACCAATGCGGAACTCGTTAAGCTTCCCTACACCAAGCTTGAATCCGAACTGGCCACTATGCCCGAATGGGTCCAAGTAACACTTAAAACTTTGGTGCAAAAAATTCGCGACGCCAACAAAAGAATCCTAGGCTAG